The nucleotide sequence ACCTCCCCTACTTTCCTAGTGCACATTTAGTCAATTTTATACTCCCTCCCTGTTTATTTGGCATTTTTAAAATTGTATATTTGCTCCGCTTAAACTTAAAAACTTAAATTATAATGCCAAAAATTTTATATACCAAAACAGACGAAGCCCCTGCATTAGCAACACAATCATTTCTACCAATTATTAAGGCATTTACAAAAACAGCCGGAATAGATGTCCAACTTAAGGATATTTCCCTGGCAGGTAGAATTATTGCTGTATTTCCGGATTATTTAGAAAAGGAACAGCAGATTTCTGACGATTTGGTAGAATTGGGAAATTTGGCCAAAATGCCCGAGACCAATATCATTAAGCTTCCTAATGTAAGTGCATCTGCTCCTCAATTAAACGAAGCCATTGCAGAATTGCAGAGCAAGGGGTATAATATTCCGAACTATCCGGACAACCCTAAAAATGATGTTGAGAAAGATGTTAAATCCAGGTATGACAAAATAAAGGGTAGCGCCGTGAATCCGGTTTTACGGGAAGGCAACTCGGATCGTAGAGCTCCAAGGGCGGTTAAGAATTATGCCAAGAAGCATCCTCATTCAATGGGTGCCTGGAGCGCAGATTCCAAAACGCATGTGGCTACAATGACGCAGGGCGATTTTAAGGCCAACGAAAAATCTATTACCATAAAGTCACCTACCGCTGTGAAAATAGAACTCACACAAACAGATGGAACCAAGACTGTACTTAAGGAAAATATTAAACTTCAGGAAGGAGAAATAATAGATGCTACTGTACTGAGCAAAAATGCACTAATCAAATTCTTACAAGAGCAGGTCCAAGACGCAAAAGAGAAGGGTGTTTTGTTTTCCGTACACTTAAAAGCGACCATGATGAAAGTTTCCGACCCGGTTATTTTTGGTCATGTAGTTAAGGTATTCTTTGCCGATGTTTTTAAAAAGCACAGCGCTACATTTAAGAAAATTGATTTCAATGCCAATGATGGCCTTGAAATTTTACTTAAAAAAATAAAGAGTCTTCCCGATGCCGAAAGAAAACAAATAGAATCCGATATCGAGAACACCATGAATCAAGGTCCTGCCTTGGCCATGGTAAATTCCGACAAGGGGATTACCAACTTACATGTACCAAGTGATATCATTATTGATGCCTCCATGCCGGCCATGATTCGTAATTCAGGCAAAATGTGGGATGCCAATGGAAAAGCCCAGGATACCAAGGCCGTAATCCCAGATAGTAGCTATGCCGGAATTTATACCGAGACTATCAACTTCTGTAAAAAACATGGTGCCTTTGACCCAACAACCATGGGGACAGTACCCAATATAGGATTAATGGCCCAAAAAGCAGAGGAATACGGATCCCATGACAAAACGTTCGAAATTAAAGCCAATGGTAAGGTTTCCGTAGTGGATACCAATTCTGGCAATGTTCTAATTGAGCACAATGTAGAGGAAGGGGATATTTGGAGAATGTGCCAGGCAAAGGATGCACCTATCCAAGACTGGGTTAAACTTGCCGTAACCAGAGCTAGGGCTACCGATATCCCCGCCATTTTTTGGCTGGATGAGAAAAGGGCGCATGATATGGAATTGATCAAAAAAGTAAATACCTATTTGGCCGACCATGATACTTCTGGATTGGACATTAGGATAATGTCTCCAGAAAAAGCTACGGTATTTACCCTGCAAAGACTTAAAGAAGGAAAGGATACCATATCCGTATCCGGTAACGTACTTAGAGATTATTTAACGGATCTTTTCCCTATTTTGGAAGTTGGGACCAGTGCAAAAATGTTATCCATTGTACCCCTAATGAACGGTGGCGGACTTTTTGAAACCGGTGCTGGTGGTTCAGCCCCCAAACACGTAGAACAGTTTTTATCCGAAGGCCACTTAAGATGGGACTCATTGGGTGAATTCTTGGCCCTTGGAGTATCTTTGGAGTTTTTTGGTGAAAAGAATAACAATAGTCAAGCTATAGTCCTAGCCGATGCTTTGGACAAGGCTACCGAACAATTTTTGGAAAACGACAATTCTCCATCTAGAAAAGTTGGCGAGCTGGACAATAGAGGAAGCCATTTTTACCTGGCACTGTATTGGGCCAACGCTTTGGCCGAACAAAATAAGGATCAGGAACTTAAAACCGTTTTCACACCAATTGCCGAAAAGCTTTCCAAAAGCAAGGATGAAATTCTGAAGCAGTTGAACGATGCTCAAGGTGCCCCGATCAATATTGGAGGTTATTATTTGCCAGACGCAAATCTGATAAGTAAAGCCATGAGACCAAGCACTACTTTCAATACCATTTTGGAATCTATATAAACGAATTTTTTCCATATTTAAAAAGACCTTTTCAACTTATGAAAAGGTCTTTTTACTTTAAGAGATTGCAAACTTTTTTTTCCTCAAGGAAAATATCGATACATTTAAGTAAAAAATGCTATAAATGGGAAAAATTACATGTTTGCCTTTTTATTTACTGATACTATTTTCCATAAGTCTATTTTCTCAGGAACGGTTTACCCTGAGCGGTACAATAACCGAAATAGCAAGTAACGAGACTCTCATAGGTGTAACAGTTGCCGTGCCATCATTAAGTACAGGTGTTGTTACCAATGAATACGGATTCTATTCCATTACGCTGCCTAAGGGGATCTATGAGCTTCAAATAAGCTCCTTGGGGTACCAAGATATTATACAAACTATTGATTTGTCCTTCGATCAAAAAATAAACTTTCAATTGCTTGAAGATGCAGAACAATTGGAGGAGGTAGTGGTTACGGAAGACATTGAAAGATTAAATATCCGAAAACCTCAGATGAGCGTTAACTCCCTATCTGTGGAAACCATAAAAAAAATACCGGTAATTCTAGGGGAGGCAGATATTATTAAATCCATACTCCTTTTACCTGGAGTTAGCAACGCTGGCGAAGGGGCATCAGGATTCAATGTACGGGGAGGTGCTGTAGACCAAAACCTTATTCTCCTGGATGAAGCTACCATTTTTAATTCCTCCCATCTTTTTGGGTTTTTCTCTGTTTTTAACCCAGATGCCATAAAGGACGTAAAATTATTCAAGGGTGGTATACCCTCCCGTTACGGAGGCAGGGTCTCCTCTGTTCTGGAAATTTTTCAAAAAGAAGGAAATAGCAAAGAATTTAAGGTTAATGGTGGTATTGGTGCCGTTGCCAGCAGGCTTTTGGCAGAGGGCCCCATCATAAAGGACAAAGCTGCTTTCCTAATTGGTGGCAGGGCGTCCTATGCACATTTGTTCCTACCGCTTTTCGACATAGACAATACAGCCTATTTCTATGATCTAAATACCAAGTTAAACTTTAAATTAAATGAAAGCAATAACATTTTTATCTCTGGTTATTTTGGAAGGGATGTTTTTTCCATAAGTGAAAGCTTTGTAAACACTTACGGCAATGCGGTTCTTAATTTCCGATGGAACCATTTGTTTTCGGATAAATTATTCTCCAATTTATCTTTGATATATTCTGACTACTATTATGGTTTAAAATTGGATTTCGTAGGCTTTAAATGGAATTCCGGAATTCAAAACTTTAATCTGAAATACGATTTTAAGCATTATTTGAGCAATAATTTTCAGGTTAACTATGGCATCAACAACATATATTATCGCTTTAACCCTGGCAAGATAGA is from Arenibacter algicola and encodes:
- a CDS encoding NADP-dependent isocitrate dehydrogenase, producing the protein MPKILYTKTDEAPALATQSFLPIIKAFTKTAGIDVQLKDISLAGRIIAVFPDYLEKEQQISDDLVELGNLAKMPETNIIKLPNVSASAPQLNEAIAELQSKGYNIPNYPDNPKNDVEKDVKSRYDKIKGSAVNPVLREGNSDRRAPRAVKNYAKKHPHSMGAWSADSKTHVATMTQGDFKANEKSITIKSPTAVKIELTQTDGTKTVLKENIKLQEGEIIDATVLSKNALIKFLQEQVQDAKEKGVLFSVHLKATMMKVSDPVIFGHVVKVFFADVFKKHSATFKKIDFNANDGLEILLKKIKSLPDAERKQIESDIENTMNQGPALAMVNSDKGITNLHVPSDIIIDASMPAMIRNSGKMWDANGKAQDTKAVIPDSSYAGIYTETINFCKKHGAFDPTTMGTVPNIGLMAQKAEEYGSHDKTFEIKANGKVSVVDTNSGNVLIEHNVEEGDIWRMCQAKDAPIQDWVKLAVTRARATDIPAIFWLDEKRAHDMELIKKVNTYLADHDTSGLDIRIMSPEKATVFTLQRLKEGKDTISVSGNVLRDYLTDLFPILEVGTSAKMLSIVPLMNGGGLFETGAGGSAPKHVEQFLSEGHLRWDSLGEFLALGVSLEFFGEKNNNSQAIVLADALDKATEQFLENDNSPSRKVGELDNRGSHFYLALYWANALAEQNKDQELKTVFTPIAEKLSKSKDEILKQLNDAQGAPINIGGYYLPDANLISKAMRPSTTFNTILESI
- a CDS encoding TonB-dependent receptor; translated protein: MGKITCLPFYLLILFSISLFSQERFTLSGTITEIASNETLIGVTVAVPSLSTGVVTNEYGFYSITLPKGIYELQISSLGYQDIIQTIDLSFDQKINFQLLEDAEQLEEVVVTEDIERLNIRKPQMSVNSLSVETIKKIPVILGEADIIKSILLLPGVSNAGEGASGFNVRGGAVDQNLILLDEATIFNSSHLFGFFSVFNPDAIKDVKLFKGGIPSRYGGRVSSVLEIFQKEGNSKEFKVNGGIGAVASRLLAEGPIIKDKAAFLIGGRASYAHLFLPLFDIDNTAYFYDLNTKLNFKLNESNNIFISGYFGRDVFSISESFVNTYGNAVLNFRWNHLFSDKLFSNLSLIYSDYYYGLKLDFVGFKWNSGIQNFNLKYDFKHYLSNNFQVNYGINNIYYRFNPGKIEPSDSESGIIENQLIQKYANEFAVYVDIEQNITEKLSLQYGLRLSNFIRLGQDELNVYENDHPVSFDPDLQIYKEADPIDVINPKRSEQLATYTNLEPRIALAYSLDPNNSIKASYTRLSQYLHLLSNTSSPTPLDVWTPSGPFVKPQLLDQYALGYFKNLKDGDYSLETEVFYKDIQNRIDYIDGANLIANDAIEQVILNGEARAYGFELLLRKNRDRFEGWLAYTLSKSEQRTPGRNASETGINSGSWYNTPYDKTHDVSLYVNYELNEKWSFNSNFVFQTGQPTNYPIGQFEFQNLAVPYYGLRNKQRLPAYHRIDFSATLTPRKNKGRKLKAEWVFSIYNLYNRRNAASIGFSRNGDTGVNEAVRTSIFGLVPAATYNIKF